The proteins below come from a single Candidatus Didemnitutus sp. genomic window:
- a CDS encoding toll/interleukin-1 receptor domain-containing protein, with product MIIILREARFDPHNAAIKSALENRFPGVEIALQDPAAPPAWPGLPAWDDVLVVPFDAAPLSAAAIAFVSTALRRAPSPFVLPVAVTRAGRPPVPLDAIKALPWEDDGFARGCLRIGARLGLALRKRDHRIFISYRTVDGAAVAVQFEEVLRREGYNVWRDESKDPVDGQTSIAPGEKVQAQIEAHLITADLVLLLDTPRAWESEWISLEVTRANGNLIPVLPVLFRQPGERVLCSRFRGLETLQRGAVLELPGRDMPARLEDSFVATVLGEMEQFLSDIYRRRLDLPHRVKSSFLADNYEWTEKDRFLYEAIKRTNGRLLHRVFSHCSHFDGVYDPALRTFVEHLRVLDPSPNYALYVYDGVVIPPAQLRQIEIQAGLADATQVVLLHHSEVLSVLKSNFVQRP from the coding sequence ATGATCATAATCCTGAGGGAGGCTCGCTTCGATCCTCACAACGCGGCAATCAAGTCGGCGTTGGAAAACCGATTTCCCGGAGTGGAAATCGCGCTGCAAGATCCCGCTGCTCCGCCGGCGTGGCCCGGCTTGCCAGCTTGGGATGACGTCCTCGTGGTGCCTTTCGACGCCGCACCGCTGTCGGCCGCGGCGATAGCCTTCGTGAGCACGGCGCTTCGTCGCGCGCCGAGCCCTTTCGTTCTGCCGGTCGCGGTCACGCGCGCCGGGCGTCCGCCGGTCCCTCTCGATGCGATCAAGGCACTGCCGTGGGAGGACGATGGTTTTGCCCGCGGTTGCCTGCGCATCGGGGCCCGCCTCGGGCTGGCCCTGCGCAAGCGCGACCACAGGATCTTCATCTCGTACCGGACAGTCGATGGCGCCGCGGTGGCCGTGCAGTTCGAGGAAGTGCTGCGGCGTGAGGGCTACAACGTATGGCGGGACGAGTCGAAGGATCCCGTTGACGGCCAGACTTCCATCGCGCCCGGCGAGAAGGTGCAGGCGCAGATCGAGGCGCACCTGATCACCGCGGATCTGGTGCTCCTCCTCGACACGCCGCGCGCGTGGGAATCGGAATGGATCAGTCTGGAGGTCACGCGCGCCAACGGGAATCTGATCCCGGTGCTGCCCGTGCTGTTCCGGCAACCGGGCGAACGCGTCCTCTGCTCCCGTTTTCGCGGTCTGGAGACGCTGCAGCGCGGCGCGGTGCTGGAGTTGCCCGGGCGGGACATGCCCGCTCGACTGGAAGACAGCTTCGTCGCGACGGTGCTGGGAGAGATGGAGCAGTTCCTCAGCGACATCTATCGCCGTCGGCTCGATCTGCCCCACCGGGTGAAGTCCTCGTTCCTCGCCGACAACTACGAGTGGACCGAGAAGGACCGGTTCCTTTACGAGGCGATCAAGCGGACGAACGGTCGCCTGCTGCATCGCGTGTTCTCGCACTGCTCGCATTTCGACGGCGTCTATGACCCCGCCTTGAGGACGTTCGTCGAGCATCTCCGGGTCCTGGATCCATCCCCGAACTATGCGCTGTATGTCTACGATGGTGTGGTCATCCCGCCCGCGCAGCTGCGTCAGATTGAAATCCAGGCTGGCCTTGCGGATGCAACGCAGGTGGTCTTGCTGCACCACTCCGAGGTGCTGAGTGTGCTGAAGAGCAACTTCGTCCAACGCCCATGA
- a CDS encoding 4a-hydroxytetrahydrobiopterin dehydratase, with protein sequence MSKPPPLTPLELITALAGLPDWSHVDGALIREHEFPDFRDFIAFVTRASLIADAADHRPEWTAVRRKLQIRLTTHDAGCRVTHRDVSLAQSLDRLFTAGGK encoded by the coding sequence ATGAGCAAGCCGCCCCCGCTCACCCCGCTGGAACTGATCACGGCGCTGGCTGGTCTGCCGGACTGGAGCCATGTGGACGGGGCGCTCATCCGCGAGCACGAGTTTCCCGATTTTCGCGACTTCATCGCGTTCGTCACCCGCGCCTCGCTGATCGCCGACGCGGCCGATCACCGCCCGGAGTGGACCGCGGTCCGCCGGAAACTCCAGATCCGGCTCACGACCCACGACGCCGGCTGCCGGGTGACGCATAGGGACGTTTCACTGGCGCAGAGCCTCGATCGCCTTTTCACGGCGGGTGGAAAATAG
- a CDS encoding DNA/RNA non-specific endonuclease, whose amino-acid sequence MIRLHQMARLGASAPLSTLESLEARREHDAGHFEGRNGYDSSFLDSFPIALPGSANESDWVAGRDGKPAVLDYRNFSLVMSRSRRLAVFTACNIDGHGSEKNKIKRGRDAWYYDLRIDRKHQIGEELYEGNDLDRGHLVRREDPVWGEHAAEANDDTFHFTNCSPQYNLVNQQIWLGLENYILRNARLHRLQATVFTGPVFRDTDPVYRGVMIPREFWKVVAIVTDGRPSATAYLVSQEKYLDALEFAFGRYKTFQVGIREIERLTGLRFDQLAEHDGFSGEEAATGAPVRTELTSFEAIRV is encoded by the coding sequence ATGATCCGACTCCACCAAATGGCCCGCCTTGGCGCCTCGGCCCCCCTCTCTACGCTGGAATCACTCGAGGCGCGGAGGGAGCATGACGCCGGGCATTTCGAGGGCAGAAATGGATACGACAGCTCCTTCCTCGATTCATTTCCGATCGCCCTGCCCGGCTCCGCGAACGAGAGCGACTGGGTCGCGGGGCGCGATGGCAAGCCGGCTGTCCTCGACTACCGGAACTTCTCCCTCGTGATGTCCCGCTCAAGAAGACTGGCCGTGTTCACGGCCTGCAACATCGACGGCCATGGGTCCGAGAAGAACAAGATCAAACGCGGGCGCGATGCCTGGTACTACGACCTCCGCATCGATCGGAAGCACCAGATCGGCGAGGAGCTGTACGAGGGCAACGATCTCGACCGCGGGCACCTGGTCCGGAGGGAGGATCCGGTCTGGGGCGAGCACGCCGCCGAGGCGAACGACGACACCTTCCACTTCACCAACTGCTCCCCGCAGTACAACCTCGTCAACCAGCAGATCTGGCTCGGCCTCGAGAACTACATCCTGAGGAACGCGCGCCTGCACCGGCTCCAGGCGACCGTCTTCACCGGCCCCGTGTTCCGCGACACGGATCCGGTGTATCGCGGCGTGATGATCCCGCGGGAGTTCTGGAAGGTCGTGGCGATAGTCACGGACGGGCGTCCGTCGGCCACCGCCTATCTCGTCAGCCAGGAGAAGTACCTCGACGCCTTGGAATTCGCGTTCGGCCGGTACAAGACATTCCAGGTCGGGATCCGCGAAATCGAGCGGCTGACCGGCCTGCGGTTCGATCAGCTGGCGGAACACGACGGCTTCTCCGGCGAGGAGGCGGCCACCGGCGCACCGGTGCGGACGGAGCTGACCTCGTTCGAGGCGATCCGCGTGTGA
- a CDS encoding trypsin-like peptidase domain-containing protein — protein MARLNLNGAQRLKLRQALETAFTQQDLELMLVELLDRRLANLVGLPNRYDLIVAGVIDAAERQGWTTGLILGAVASRTNDPDLARLAREWGLSSAPAGLAASDGAPLERIISQANCFQDVDTFIAKLTGLEALMCRVEIRGQGVGTGFLVGPDRMLTNYHVVEPLLKGEIAAGDVVCRFDYRAFAGQLDVRKGREVSLASSHAISSSPYAAGDIDPDKPAATDSELDYAIMTLTEPVGRERPGGVSFGAARGHVDLNAARPVAPGEYLYVLQHPTAQPLKLAVGQVVDSPVATRVRHTANTEPGSSGSICCNGALDPVALHHAGNPEFTREGVARYNQAIPLELIARHLRTK, from the coding sequence ATGGCAAGACTGAACCTTAACGGCGCCCAACGACTGAAGCTGCGGCAGGCCTTGGAGACGGCCTTCACCCAGCAGGACCTAGAGCTCATGCTCGTCGAGCTGTTGGACCGCCGTCTCGCCAACTTGGTGGGCCTGCCCAACCGTTACGACTTGATCGTGGCGGGCGTCATTGACGCCGCGGAGCGTCAGGGTTGGACGACCGGGCTCATCCTCGGCGCAGTCGCCTCGCGAACCAACGACCCTGACCTCGCGCGGCTCGCCCGCGAGTGGGGGCTGTCCAGCGCTCCGGCCGGGCTCGCCGCGTCGGACGGCGCGCCGCTGGAGCGCATCATCTCGCAGGCGAATTGTTTCCAGGATGTGGACACTTTCATCGCCAAACTGACGGGGCTGGAGGCGCTGATGTGCCGGGTGGAGATCCGGGGGCAAGGTGTGGGAACCGGATTCCTCGTCGGACCCGACCGAATGCTCACCAACTACCATGTCGTCGAGCCATTGCTGAAAGGGGAGATCGCGGCCGGGGATGTCGTCTGTCGCTTCGACTACCGAGCTTTCGCCGGCCAGTTGGACGTGAGGAAGGGGCGTGAAGTCAGCCTGGCATCCTCGCACGCGATCTCGTCCAGTCCGTATGCGGCCGGCGACATCGACCCGGACAAACCGGCGGCGACGGACTCCGAGCTGGATTACGCTATCATGACCCTGACCGAACCCGTCGGGCGCGAGCGCCCAGGCGGTGTGTCGTTCGGCGCAGCCCGGGGCCACGTCGATCTTAATGCCGCCCGCCCGGTAGCGCCAGGCGAGTACCTTTACGTGCTCCAGCATCCCACCGCGCAACCGCTCAAGCTCGCCGTGGGACAGGTGGTGGATTCGCCGGTCGCGACCCGCGTGCGGCACACCGCGAACACCGAGCCGGGTTCATCCGGTTCGATCTGTTGCAACGGAGCACTGGACCCGGTCGCGCTCCACCACGCCGGAAATCCGGAATTCACGCGCGAGGGTGTGGCACGCTACAACCAAGCGATCCCCTTGGAACTCATCGCGAGACATCTCCGCACCAAGTGA
- the dcm gene encoding DNA (cytosine-5-)-methyltransferase, producing the protein MRIAGLFAGIGGIELGLQEAGHEGRLLCEIDAGASKVLAERFKDTEIVADVRKLRSLPKEVDLLAGGFPCQDLSQAGGTAGISGRNSGLVTEIFRLIKRRRPAWLFLENVSFMLQLARGNAMDFVASSLEDLGYRWAYRVVDSRAFGVPQRRKRVFIIASLKEDPRSVLFADEAGDPAEMDHAGLACGFYWTEGTRGLGWAVDSIPTLKGGSTVGIPSPPAIWCPDGRFITPDIRDAERLQGFPVDWTLPAETVTRASMRWKMVGNAVTVPAAAWVGSRLAKPGKPVLAASRPLKAGTPFPTAAWFDGKQRHAIEISQWPLANRWPSLLSFLKFPGKPLSRKAAEGFLRRLTASSLDYPPRFAADLARHIERHGDKAA; encoded by the coding sequence ATGAGAATCGCGGGACTGTTCGCAGGCATCGGCGGCATCGAGCTCGGCCTCCAGGAGGCCGGACACGAGGGACGCCTGCTTTGCGAGATCGACGCCGGCGCGAGCAAGGTCCTGGCTGAAAGATTCAAGGACACGGAGATCGTGGCGGACGTGCGGAAGTTGCGCTCCCTTCCGAAGGAGGTCGACCTGCTCGCCGGCGGCTTCCCGTGCCAGGATCTGTCACAGGCGGGCGGGACGGCCGGCATCAGCGGCCGCAATTCCGGCCTGGTGACCGAGATCTTCCGGCTGATCAAGCGGCGCCGACCGGCATGGCTCTTCTTGGAGAATGTGTCCTTCATGCTCCAGCTCGCGCGGGGCAACGCGATGGATTTCGTGGCATCGTCCTTGGAGGACCTCGGCTACCGCTGGGCCTACCGCGTCGTGGACTCGCGCGCGTTCGGGGTGCCGCAACGGCGCAAGCGGGTTTTCATCATCGCGTCGCTGAAAGAGGATCCGCGATCCGTGCTGTTCGCCGACGAGGCCGGTGATCCCGCCGAGATGGACCACGCCGGCCTGGCGTGCGGTTTCTACTGGACCGAGGGGACGAGAGGACTCGGGTGGGCGGTCGACAGCATACCCACGCTCAAGGGCGGATCGACGGTCGGCATCCCCTCGCCTCCGGCGATCTGGTGCCCCGATGGTCGCTTCATCACGCCGGACATCCGCGATGCGGAGCGACTGCAGGGCTTCCCGGTCGACTGGACCCTTCCCGCAGAGACCGTGACACGCGCATCGATGCGCTGGAAAATGGTCGGCAACGCCGTCACCGTCCCCGCCGCCGCGTGGGTCGGCAGCCGCTTGGCCAAACCCGGCAAGCCGGTGCTCGCCGCTTCAAGGCCGCTCAAGGCGGGAACCCCGTTCCCCACCGCGGCTTGGTTCGATGGCAAGCAGAGGCACGCCATCGAGATCTCGCAATGGCCGCTGGCGAATCGCTGGCCCTCGTTGCTCTCCTTCCTGAAATTCCCCGGCAAGCCCCTGTCACGGAAAGCCGCCGAGGGATTCCTCCGACGCCTCACCGCCAGCTCGCTGGATTACCCGCCGCGATTCGCCGCCGACCTGGCCCGGCACATCGAGCGGCACGGCGACAAAGCTGCCTGA
- a CDS encoding very short patch repair endonuclease, whose amino-acid sequence MDVAARSALMSRIRGKGNRSTEIRLIAIMRELRVRGWRRGSQLPGRPDFVFPAQRVALFVDGCFWHGCPRHYTRPSGNAEFWERKVTQNRLRDRRVDRSLRMLGWRVVRIWEHELVKSGRGRLARRLARVVTPARRPR is encoded by the coding sequence ATGGACGTGGCGGCGCGGTCCGCCCTCATGTCGCGCATCCGCGGCAAAGGCAACCGCTCGACGGAGATTCGCCTGATCGCGATCATGCGCGAGCTGCGGGTCAGGGGCTGGCGTCGTGGCAGCCAGCTGCCCGGTCGTCCTGATTTCGTGTTCCCGGCGCAGCGGGTGGCCTTGTTCGTGGACGGATGTTTCTGGCACGGTTGTCCTCGGCACTACACCCGTCCCTCCGGCAACGCGGAGTTCTGGGAGCGCAAGGTGACGCAGAACCGTCTTCGCGATCGGAGGGTTGATCGCTCTTTGCGTATGCTCGGCTGGCGCGTTGTTCGGATCTGGGAACATGAGCTCGTGAAGTCCGGCCGTGGCCGTCTGGCCCGCCGGCTCGCGAGGGTGGTCACGCCTGCTCGTCGGCCCAGATGA
- a CDS encoding DNA cytosine methyltransferase — MLIPVIDLFAGPGGLNEGFNRTRDVRGRRVFGTVISVECDPFAHRTLELRALFRKLAERGDLDDYLRYTRGEITRDELMRRAGDLAQSAAEEAMQARLGDPAHDREIEARIRRALRRAGSGECVLIGGPPCQAYSLVGRARRRNDATFAEDHKHVLYREYLRIVGLFRPAVFLMENVPGLLSAKFQGAGTFDMICADLRSAGYTVHALGDGAESDDPRRFVVRADEHGVPQSRARIFLLGLRADLKLAAAPLMRPDPGVIHTVADVVSDLPAIRSRLSKGGGDSGPAWAAEIARAFTPRRIAAMEPVVAGRLAHELSGLRTDLPLGAPHMERARGGPRALREWYEDAPCGVLNHNSRGHMASDLHRYMYWAAYGAVHHRSPTLHDVPAFLLPEHANVGRDPDTMPFGDRFRVQLGKRPSTTVVSHIAKDGHYYIHPSARQCRSLSVREAARLQTFPDSYLFEGPITEQYKQVGNAVPPWLASRLGALVHGILTGRAP; from the coding sequence ATGTTGATCCCGGTCATCGATCTCTTCGCCGGCCCCGGAGGCCTGAACGAGGGCTTCAACCGCACCCGCGACGTGCGGGGGCGAAGGGTCTTCGGCACCGTGATCTCGGTGGAATGCGACCCCTTCGCGCACCGCACGCTCGAACTCAGGGCGCTTTTCCGCAAGCTCGCCGAGCGCGGCGATTTGGACGACTACCTTCGGTACACGAGGGGTGAGATCACGCGGGATGAACTCATGAGGCGCGCGGGCGACCTGGCCCAGTCCGCCGCGGAGGAGGCGATGCAGGCCCGGCTGGGGGACCCGGCGCATGACCGGGAGATCGAAGCCCGCATCCGCCGGGCGCTGCGCCGGGCTGGCTCGGGCGAGTGCGTGCTCATCGGTGGCCCGCCTTGCCAGGCGTACTCGCTGGTCGGGCGCGCGAGGAGAAGGAACGACGCCACTTTCGCGGAGGATCACAAGCATGTCCTTTACCGGGAATACCTGCGGATCGTGGGGTTGTTCCGTCCGGCGGTGTTCCTGATGGAGAACGTCCCCGGGCTGCTCTCCGCGAAGTTCCAAGGCGCGGGGACGTTCGACATGATCTGCGCCGATCTGCGGTCGGCGGGATACACCGTCCACGCACTCGGGGATGGCGCCGAATCGGACGACCCGCGACGATTCGTCGTCCGGGCGGACGAGCACGGGGTGCCGCAGTCCCGCGCACGGATCTTCCTGCTGGGTCTCCGAGCCGACCTCAAGCTCGCCGCGGCGCCGCTCATGCGCCCCGATCCGGGCGTGATCCACACGGTGGCGGACGTCGTCTCCGACCTGCCCGCGATACGCAGCCGCCTCTCCAAGGGCGGTGGCGACTCAGGACCCGCCTGGGCCGCGGAAATCGCCCGCGCCTTCACGCCACGGCGGATCGCGGCGATGGAGCCGGTGGTCGCGGGGCGGCTCGCGCATGAGCTTTCCGGCCTGCGCACGGATCTGCCGCTGGGGGCACCGCACATGGAGCGGGCCCGCGGAGGCCCGCGCGCGCTGCGCGAATGGTACGAGGACGCCCCCTGCGGCGTGCTCAACCACAACAGCCGCGGCCACATGGCGAGTGATCTGCACAGGTACATGTACTGGGCCGCCTACGGCGCGGTGCACCATCGCTCACCCACCCTTCACGATGTGCCGGCATTCCTGCTGCCGGAGCATGCCAACGTGGGCCGTGATCCGGACACGATGCCGTTCGGGGATCGCTTCCGCGTGCAGCTCGGCAAGCGCCCGTCCACGACCGTCGTGTCACACATCGCCAAGGACGGGCATTACTACATCCACCCGTCCGCCCGGCAGTGCCGCAGTCTCAGCGTTCGCGAGGCGGCGCGGCTTCAGACCTTCCCAGACAGTTATCTCTTCGAGGGACCGATCACCGAGCAGTACAAGCAGGTGGGCAACGCCGTGCCGCCATGGCTGGCGTCACGCCTCGGCGCGCTGGTCCACGGCATCCTCACGGGCCGCGCGCCCTGA
- a CDS encoding PD-(D/E)XK motif protein, with protein MTEQGTFEELDGTWRLVERPASASLRCSRTGLWLSGRQVQVALDRNGARHLLLPHATGPDDGSLWRNRSMHLSRATLRGEGGDTDTWLVLRCKRAELEDAFARLCAEIVRRVTDHPAGPLGEQCVDILREWQDLLGGSAAAEDSVTGLIGELLLLRRLATVDARAAWEAWEGSRGGRHDFRRERRAIEAKTTTRQVGRVVRVNGLMQMEPPTGGSLHVRFVRLERVPSGALSVRSLADDLVSLGIPRGDLADVIEDLGHDVTLATPAFELRETRTFIVDDRFPRIVPSCFATGAGPAGVTELQYNADLDLATAIDDTAAEEAIAALLRD; from the coding sequence ATGACGGAGCAGGGCACGTTCGAGGAACTCGACGGCACGTGGCGGCTCGTGGAGCGCCCGGCCTCCGCATCACTGCGCTGCTCGCGGACCGGCCTGTGGCTCTCGGGCCGCCAGGTGCAGGTGGCGCTCGACCGGAACGGGGCGCGCCATCTGCTCCTGCCGCACGCCACCGGGCCGGACGATGGCAGTCTCTGGCGGAACCGCTCGATGCATCTTTCCCGCGCGACGCTCCGCGGCGAGGGCGGCGACACGGACACATGGCTGGTCCTGCGGTGCAAGCGCGCCGAGCTGGAGGACGCCTTTGCCCGGCTCTGCGCGGAGATCGTGCGGCGTGTCACGGATCATCCCGCCGGTCCGCTCGGCGAGCAATGCGTCGACATCCTGCGGGAGTGGCAGGACCTCCTCGGAGGATCCGCCGCGGCGGAGGATTCCGTCACCGGCCTCATCGGCGAGCTGCTTCTCCTGCGCCGGCTCGCGACGGTCGACGCACGCGCCGCGTGGGAGGCTTGGGAGGGCAGCCGTGGCGGCCGGCATGATTTCCGGCGGGAACGACGAGCCATCGAGGCCAAGACAACCACGCGACAGGTGGGCCGCGTCGTCCGGGTGAACGGCCTCATGCAGATGGAACCGCCTACCGGTGGATCGCTGCACGTGCGGTTCGTGCGCCTTGAGCGCGTCCCGTCGGGCGCGCTCTCAGTCCGGTCGCTGGCCGACGATCTGGTCTCGCTGGGCATCCCCCGCGGCGATCTGGCGGACGTCATCGAGGATCTGGGCCACGACGTCACGCTCGCGACGCCGGCTTTCGAGCTGCGCGAAACGCGGACCTTCATCGTCGACGATCGCTTTCCCCGGATCGTCCCGTCGTGCTTCGCCACCGGCGCCGGACCGGCCGGCGTGACCGAGCTTCAGTACAACGCCGACCTGGACCTCGCCACCGCCATCGACGACACGGCGGCGGAGGAGGCGATCGCGGCGCTGCTGCGCGACTGA
- a CDS encoding ParB N-terminal domain-containing protein, with amino-acid sequence MAGKIEGAFERRTVTLPLDRIMPIRPIQANDQAFGKFRAILASIREIGVIEPMVVHPQRGSRENFVLLDGHMRLRALRELGRAEAVCLVATNDDAFTYNDKISRVAPIQEHRMIMRAIEQGVTPEQIARSLDIDADRIKRSMNLLDGIHPDVVEMLKDKPITDSALRVFKKVKAMRQLDFAHLMVSMGNYTRGYAQALLIATPPDMLVKPQAPKSVKGLKPEELAQMEREMETLERDFRAHQDGYGENTLSLNVVQRFVKRLTENPQVARFLTKRYPEILEELNDLVALEAL; translated from the coding sequence ATGGCCGGCAAGATCGAGGGCGCCTTCGAGCGGCGGACCGTGACGCTTCCATTGGACCGCATCATGCCGATCCGGCCGATCCAGGCCAATGACCAGGCCTTCGGGAAGTTCCGGGCGATCCTTGCGTCGATCCGCGAGATCGGCGTGATCGAGCCCATGGTGGTCCATCCGCAGCGCGGGTCGCGCGAGAACTTCGTCCTGCTCGACGGCCACATGCGGCTGCGCGCGCTGCGCGAGCTGGGCCGCGCGGAGGCGGTGTGCCTGGTGGCCACCAACGACGACGCCTTCACGTACAACGACAAGATCAGCCGGGTGGCCCCGATCCAGGAGCATCGCATGATCATGCGCGCGATCGAGCAGGGGGTTACACCCGAGCAGATCGCCCGTTCGCTCGACATCGACGCGGACCGGATAAAGCGAAGCATGAATCTCCTCGACGGAATCCATCCGGACGTCGTGGAGATGCTGAAGGACAAGCCGATCACCGATTCCGCGCTGCGCGTGTTCAAGAAGGTGAAAGCGATGAGGCAGCTCGATTTCGCGCACCTCATGGTGAGCATGGGCAACTACACCCGGGGTTACGCGCAGGCGCTCCTGATCGCGACGCCGCCGGACATGCTGGTGAAGCCCCAGGCGCCGAAGAGCGTGAAGGGATTGAAGCCCGAGGAGCTGGCGCAGATGGAGCGCGAGATGGAGACGTTGGAACGCGATTTCCGGGCCCACCAGGACGGCTACGGGGAGAACACGCTCTCGCTGAATGTCGTGCAGCGGTTCGTGAAACGGTTGACGGAGAATCCCCAGGTTGCGCGCTTCCTGACCAAGCGGTATCCCGAGATACTGGAGGAACTGAATGATCTCGTCGCGCTCGAGGCGCTCTAG
- a CDS encoding ParB N-terminal domain-containing protein, whose protein sequence is MTPEDGEVHLIPVTSIRVVNPRVRDAKRFEVIVRNIEQIGLKRPISVTPCRQPAPDGIGYDLVCGQGRLEAFLALGQTHIPAFVKGFDRQTSLIASLVENIARRRVRAIDQIQSIKWMRDQGQSFDDISRKTGLGAAYVEDIVVLIERGEDRLLDAALHERIPISIATKIAETPDADIQRVLMEAYERKEFNQKTLTAFREVVQHRRSLGPAYTDGRGGTRVRRSVDSFVASYRAQAERQRLLIKKARACEARLLAITAAFRVLMADEDFVTLLRAEKIGTLPKFLAERIEEGK, encoded by the coding sequence ATGACCCCCGAGGACGGCGAGGTACACCTGATCCCCGTCACATCGATCCGCGTCGTGAATCCTCGCGTGCGGGATGCGAAGCGTTTCGAGGTGATCGTCCGCAACATCGAGCAGATCGGGCTCAAGCGCCCGATTTCCGTCACGCCATGCCGTCAGCCGGCGCCGGACGGCATCGGCTATGATCTCGTCTGCGGCCAGGGCCGCCTCGAGGCGTTCCTTGCGCTCGGGCAGACGCACATCCCCGCGTTCGTGAAGGGATTCGACCGGCAGACGAGCCTGATCGCAAGTCTGGTCGAGAACATCGCGCGGCGCCGGGTGCGCGCGATCGACCAGATCCAGTCGATCAAATGGATGCGCGACCAAGGGCAGAGTTTCGACGATATCTCCCGGAAGACGGGCCTCGGCGCGGCCTATGTCGAGGACATCGTGGTCCTGATCGAGCGCGGCGAGGACCGGCTCCTCGACGCAGCCCTGCACGAGCGCATCCCGATCAGCATCGCGACGAAGATCGCAGAGACGCCGGACGCGGACATCCAGCGGGTGCTGATGGAGGCCTACGAGCGGAAGGAGTTCAACCAGAAGACGCTCACGGCGTTTCGCGAGGTGGTGCAGCACCGGCGCAGCCTCGGGCCCGCGTACACGGACGGCCGGGGCGGCACCCGCGTGCGGCGCTCGGTGGACAGTTTCGTGGCCTCCTACCGCGCGCAGGCGGAACGCCAGCGCCTGCTGATCAAGAAGGCGCGCGCGTGCGAGGCGCGCCTGCTGGCCATCACGGCCGCGTTTCGCGTGCTGATGGCGGACGAGGATTTCGTGACGCTGCTGCGCGCGGAGAAGATCGGCACGCTGCCCAAGTTCCTCGCGGAGCGGATCGAGGAGGGCAAGTGA